From the Lathyrus oleraceus cultivar Zhongwan6 chromosome 3, CAAS_Psat_ZW6_1.0, whole genome shotgun sequence genome, the window AATTAGGTCGTGTAAAAATGGCCTAATAGATTAAGAAGTAATTTACCTCACTCTAATTGATTGTAACCAGTCCTTAATCAATTAGGTCGTGTAAATTTTTTTCcaagtgattagaaatacttctTAATCAATTCCATACAAGACTTGATAGGTTTTCAATAAGTTTTATGAAATAAGAAAGGGTTTGGAAAAAAAATTGTATGTGTGTCATTGCCTTAGTATATAAAGACTTACTATTTAGCTTTTACATTTAAATTGATCACTCAAAGAAGCGCTAAATGTAGGACCAGATGAGCTTTCACATTTTCTCTCTTTTAGACTTCAAGATCCATTGTTTGATCCATCAACTTGATTATCACTTCAATTGGATTCTTGAATTGTTTGGCTGACGAGGCTTGACATATCTTCTTGATAAGGTTGCATCATCAAAAGATATACTTTACAATCAAAATCAACTCCCCAAGTCACAAATAACTCTTAACATCCAAAGTCATTTGATTTATAAAGTGGTTATCTTCAATTTTGCTTTATAAGTTGTCATCATAAAAACCAACTAACGATCATACCTCCAAGCATATAGATCCACACAGTCCTAGGCGTGTATGTTAAAGAGTCTCTCATTGAAAAGTATATGGTCTCAATATTTGTTTATACGTGCGGGTAATCTTCCTCTTATAAACTGGTTCTGTAAGAGAATATTTGTCTTGTATATTTCATTACATAATCATGTATATATACAAGAGTATCTTTACTATCAAGACGTTACTAAATCGTAATGATAATCTCTCCGTTAATGAAACTGATTTgataaataaatataaataaatatatagTAAATATAAAAGATATTTACATATTCTAATACAACCCTGTAGTTAAAACTAGAGGTCGTCAGATGTTGAGACTAAGCCAAAAACTATCAAAGGTTGTTGTGGAAGGATCTTAGTGAAGATGTCAGTTATTTGGTAACGTGAATGGACATGTAACACACGAACTTGACCACAAGCAACTTTCTCACGCCCAAAGTGAGTATCAATTTCAATGTGTTTAGTGCATTGATGTTGGACGAGGATGTCAAAGAGATACACATCATTTAATTTATCATAATATACTAATGTGGCCTTTGAGATAGGGCAATGTAGTTCCAAAATAAGATTCATAAGCCAACATGCATGGGATATTGCATTACTAACTCCACCATATTCAAATTTAACACTAGAATAAGATAATGTAAGTTTTCGTTTGGTACACCAAAAGATGAGGTCCCCCCCAAGATATACACAATACCCTGATTTGGACATTCTAGTGTTTAGACATCCACCCTAGTTTGCATTAGTATATATATTAGCCTATCAATGGAGGAAGGATATAGATGTAGACTGAAATCAAGAGTGCATCGAATATATCAAATAATACGCTTTAAGGAAGACATATGTTATGTTTTAATATCATGCATAAACAAGCACACTTGTTGCACAACATAAGTGATATCAAGTCTTATAAAAGTCAACTATTAAAGTGTTCCAGCAAGACTACAATACTCAGTGGGATCATGATTTGAATTTTTAGAAGATCCACTTACTTTGGTTGGTGTATCCACCGTTGTAGCAGATGGTTTGCAAGAAGACATACATGTACGCTCAATAATTTCCTTGACATATTTCTTTTGTGAAAGAATAAAACATCATAGGTGTTCGGTAACATAAATACTAAGAAAGTAATTAAGAAGACATAAATTGTTCATAGCAAATTATATCCAAGTTTAGTCATGATGGATTGAGGAAGGGAATCTAAGGAGGCATCCAAAATAATGTCATTCATATAAATAAGGATACAAGCTATGTAATTACCTCAATGGTAGATGAATGAGAAATGACCAGAGATTTTGTGATAGAAATCCAAGGTAAAAATATAGTTAGTAAATTGATAATGCTAAGCACAAGGTGCTTATTTAAGTCCATATAGTGACTTTCTAAGAGAGCATACATAATACGGGTGTTAAGGATTGCAAAAACCTAGTGGTTGATGCATGTAGACGGTTTCATCAAGACTGCCTTGAAAAAATTTATTCTTTTAAACCTCTTGGtatgcttgttggcatcttcattcatTCTTCTTGAGAAAGGTTTCTTCTCTAACTATAGGTGCATTTTTTTCTTTGTACGCCCTCCATGGCATTTTTATGCTTGCTTGCTCTTAAATTTGTATGAACATTTTTTAAAAATGTAGTTGAGATTATTTAAATGATTAGAAATCATGAAATACTGTAAAATTTTGAGTGATATTTATTTAAAGAATTTAAATGAGTGTCATAGATGTTAAGGGTGAACAAACAGTCGATTTTGGGAGGTGGTGGACCCAAAATCTTAATCCGAGGAAAATCACAGTTGTCAACTAATAACCCAATTCCGTCATTTTATAAATCGGTTCTTACGAATTACCGTTTTTTGGTTAAGTCGGTTGTTTCAGTCAGCTAGTTTATTTGGTTGGAAACATTATTGTTTTCATCTTCTCGTCTTCTTAGTTGTGACTCCTACCTCCACATCAAATGGTGGAAAATAACACAATTATAGTTCATCCTCCTTGGGTACCTCTTGCTTGTTCGCTATATCTAATAAACTGATGATTGTGTGGTGAGGATATGAGAAACAATTAGAGATGAGATGACATATTAGATAACCCAGAGTTAATGATGATGCACTATTGTTGGGATGATATGTGTTAGATTGGTTACTTATATAACTTCTTGTTGCAGGAAAAATCAAGTGagaaataaaatattatttatctCTTGTTTTTATAAAGAAAGTGTTGAAAAATATTGATAAGAAAATAATAATGGAACTAGAAATCGATAAGTTGAAATATGTCTTAGAGAACTCAAAGTTTCAATTTTGTATGTTGAAATGTAAAAATGAATATAAAGTGGAAACATATGAAAAAGAAAAGTGTTTGAAATTTTTATTCCTTAAAGAAATATAAgtataatataataaaaaaattgtcATTTCAATCGTCTAAAGCAAATAAGATTAATTGCTATGTCAAAAGTGAGATTATCAATGATTGTCTAAAAAAAAAGGGTTGCTTACAAATTGCATACTTTAAAGAAACCCGGAATATAAATATAACATAAGAAATGAATTGACATTTTTCATCGGGACTTTAGATTATTGGCGGAAAAATACACTTTTGTAAGTATTAAAACATAGTAGGAGTTGAAGGGAGAAGAATTCAACTGATTTATGAGTTGCAACTTCCTTATTACCACTACATGTGTAATCTTTATAATTCATGTCATTGTTTTCTTAGAATTATGAGTAACTAAATTCATTAGTGTTACGGATGAGATTATATAATTGAGTAACATGTCACTACtagaaataatatattttatgacGACGATTTCACCTCACGTATTAAAAAATCGAggtataatatatatatatatatatatatatatatatatatatatatatatatatatatatatatatatatatatatatatatatatatatatatatatatatatataatatgtaTTTCGTCGGTTATTTTGAAAACCGAGGGAGAAACCTATTCAGTGTACATGCTTCGAATCCCATCAGCCTCAGCTTATATTTTTATCTCATTAAAAGTGGCGCATTCTTAAATATTCAGCGTACATGCTTCAAATCCCATCAGCATCAGTTTATGtttctcttttatatatatatatatatatatatatatatatatatatatatatatatatatatatatatatatatatatatattgttttaGCTTGTAACATTCAGTTTCATTTGACTAAACAACACAAACAGAATCCTAATGAATAGCCCTAAACAATGAGAGTCATAAACACATATCATCTTCAATACGAAGATGTTATGTGTTTAGTACTCTCATTTTCTTCTTCAGATATCcaaatcattttattttattttttcttcagAGATATGGTACGTCAAACATCACTACTAATATTGTTGtcatattgttgttgttgttcttattgatgttgttgttattgttgttattgttgttgtccttgctgttgttattgttgttcttgttgttgagaCCCTAAATCCTAGAGGTTGTTTTTTGACGTTATTGTTTATTGACattgttgttgatgttcttgttgttttcttgttctttttgttgttgatattgatattgagattatgttttttgtgattctTTATGCAGCTTTTATCTTGTTCTGTCgagttgagtttattatatctaatgttGATTGTTTGTTTCACTAGCCTCTCTTTGAACATATAACCTACTAGTAAATTGATTTTAGAAATAATCATATGCAAAATTACGTTGTATCTGAAATTTATCTGAAACTGATTAATGATTTCTAGCATTCTATAAttcatcattcatctcatatTGTTTGATTGTTAAAATCTCTTAAATACTTCTCGTTTTCATTCAACTTTCTTCCATATTTGTCTATTTTTTAAAGCATCACATTTTTTGCTTTCAAGAATGAATTAGTAGAAAAGAAAGTGTTGAAGAAAGAACTTAACATTGAAGAGATTTTAATCATAAAACAacgtgagatgaatgatgagttgaATGATGCTTCAAAATCACTAATCAATGTaagttgttcttcaaatataacaCAACTATTCATATAATTATTTTCCTAACCAATTTTGAGAAGTTATATGTTTAATATAGGGTTTAGTGAAATAAGCGATTCACATTATATTTAATAAACTTAAAATTGTTTCACCCCTCGATTTTACTAAATAATAGTGGCGAAAATGTGTTATACTCGTATGTGAAATTACAAATCGAGGGGACATGTGTTTTATCCATTTCAGAATTCCAAAAAGGAATTCCTATAGATTAAACCCATAATTTTTTCACATATTCGTCGGTTATTTTAAAATCGAGAGGTAAAGTTTGTATTTTTCATGACGTCTTTCATTACCTCGCATATGTAGCTGAGGTTAAATGCATTTCGCGTCCGagattaaatgcatttttttaaTAGTGTGTATTCTAAAATGAATCTCGCCGctatgcactgtcagtgtaaaaagatttacacggcctattcatcatcatcattcgTTTGCATTACTgtatagatttttaaaataaaagtcaaacttatttcaatattcaacgtctatgattaactgatggtgtaaaatccttttacactgtcagtatattttaattaaatcCTTCAATATATATAACTTattttgatatatatatatatataattattttttaatttttaaacaAACATAAATTGATTTACAATTATATGTTAAGAACGGAATTTCAAATTGTAATATTTAATGAAAATATCCTTAATAGATATCACCCAGACTTAAAAATAGATCCTTACAATTTCAATAGAGTCGCtaaaaattagggataaaaatacATCCTTACAATTGCAATAGAGGATAAATAGATGCTAAAAATTAGGGATAGAGAATTAAAAAATAGTAGAATTCATTCTACTAAAATCAATTATGTTAAAACTATAGTAGAATTCATTCTGTTAAAATCAATTATGTTAAAATTATAATAGAATTCATTCGGTTAAAATCAATTCTACAATACTCAAATACACATAGCAAGTACTATGGTAGAAGGGACCTTGATCTCATGGAGGCCCACGACCCATCCACATCTCTATCAGTGAAACACTATTTCCCATGTTTCATAATAGATTCCCCAAGATTTCGTCTAAAAAGTTATGCTCTTAAGTTTTCATCGAAAATAATATCAACATTATAGTAGTTGGTACTATAACTAAATTTTGCCCGTAGTGATAAAAGCGGTTAGGTTTGTGTGGATGATCTAATAATAACAGAAAACATCACCACACAACACAACACACATGTTTCTATTtctttttattaaaaaaaacaaaaacaaaaaccCACACAACACTCTACATCAGTTTTTGTTTCAGAACACTAGAATCATTCACAAAACCTAAAAACCAAACCAATGGATTTGAATTTCTCTCCTTCGATCAACAACAACACAATCCCCGTGAATGGAACAATCCCTGTTTCTTCCACCTTCGCCACAGCCACCACCCCTTTCGAAAACCCTCTCCCGTCCAACGGTTCCGGTGACCGGAAACATATAGCTTTATGGCCGGGGATGTACCATTCTCCGGTCACCACTGCTCTTTGGGAAGCAAGGACCAAAACCTTCGAGAGACTTCTTGACCCACCAAGAGATGCTCCTCCACAAAGTGAATTGGTTACCAGAACACCTTCACAGAGTAGGACCAGTATTCTGTACAATTTTTCCTCTGATTTTGTTCTTAGAGAACAATATAGAGATCCTTGGAATGATGTCAGAATTGGCAAGTTGCTTGAAGATCTTGATGCCTTGGCTGGAACCATTTCTGTTAAGGTGCCATTTCAAAGTTTCCATTTTTTAGGTTTTTCCAGGAGTTTGTTATATGGTTATTGTTGTTATAGGTTTTTATTATGTTGTTTTCTGTGTGTTGTGGAACAGCATTGTTCTGATGAAGATAGTACAACAAGGCCACTTATACTTGTCACTGCTTCTGTGGATAAGATTGTCCTAAAGAAACCAATTAGTGTTAACATTGATCTTACAATTGTTGGTTCTGTTATATGGGTTGGACGCTCCTCCATAGAAATTCAACTCGAGGTTACTCAATCCAAACAAGGTACATTTCTTAAGGCTCAGTCTCACACATAACTTACATTGTTTAATTGACATGTCCAAACTTTAAACTAGTTTAGTTTCTCAATTTGTCTGCGTGTGTTTTGTTCTGCGGTGAAGAAAATTGATTTTGAGTGAATTGGTTATGTAAAAGTTATTAAGGCTAAAAGTGAGTTGAATGTAAGTGATTATGTTTGAATAAGTCTAAAATATTGAACCACACTTGGTCGACAACTTATGTGCGTGTCACAGTGATTGATGCAGAGGACGGTGATTCAGACTCGGTAGTACTAACAGCAAACTTCATATTTGTTGCTCGAGACTCAAAAACTGGGAAGGCTGCACCTGTGAATCGGCTTTCACCAGAAACTGCACGCGAGAAACTTCTTTTTGAACAAGCCGAAGCAAGAAACAGTttgaaaaaaaggaaaagaggaGGAGAAAAGAAAGATCTTGAGAACGGGGAAGAAAAAAAACTTAAAGATCTATTGGCCGAGGGAAGAATTTTCTGTGACATGCCAGCTTTAGCCGACCGAGACAGCATTCTTCTAAGGGATACCAGCCTTGAGAATTCCTTATTATGCCAGCCACAGCAAAGGAACATCCACGGTAGAATATTTGGAGgtttcttgatgaatcgtgcgTTTGAGTTAGCTTTCTCGACAGCTTACGCCTTTGCTGGATTAGTTCCGTACTTTCTAGAAGTTGATCATGTTGATTTCCTCAGACCTGTGAGTACTTTTCTTCATTCTTATAAAAACAGTTGTGTATTATATGCAAAACTTGCACAGTTTTTTAAATTAACCGTTGCGCAGGTTGATGTGGGCGATTTCTTGCGTCTCAAATCATGCGTTCTGTACACTGAACTTCACGATCCTGATCAGCCACTTATCAACGTCGAAGTTGTTGCTCACGTTACAAGACCTGAGCTACGATCTAGCGAGGTATTGACCGCCTAGTCTAACTGATCTTTCATTGGTTTAACAGCTGCACTTGATTTGAAAACTTTTCTCATTATCTTTTATTCTTGTGCATCATGTGAATACAGGTATCAAATACTTTCCATTTCTCATTCACCGTCCGTCCAGAGGCAAAGGCTATGAAAAGTGGATTCAAACTTCGAAATGTAGTACCGGCAACCGAAGAAGAAGCGCGCCGGATATTAGAGCGTATAGACGCCGACAACTTGAATGAATTCTTCAGAACATAAAAAACACAACAGCAGTTAACTAGTAAACTAGTTAAAATGTGTAGCACTAGTTATATATTAGCAGAATCTAAAACAATTTGATGTAATGTAATAATTCTGCTGTCAAGCTACTGAAGGCACAAGTTTGCCTTGTACAACTACTAGCATTAAAGGGATTTGATAGAAACACTCTTCTGCTTAGGCAAGTTATATATGAATATGATTTTAGTGTTTACTCATGTTTTCAAGCAGCTTTGTGACCCTAAGAACTAGCATTTGTAAGTGAATGTGAAGAAAATCAATTTTGTTAAAATGATAAATATCAACTTTCTTAATCAGATAATTATTTTCATGCAGTTGTTCACTTCGTTTTTTGGTACATGCAGTTGTTCACTTCGTTTTTTGGTACATTCAGTCCGGGTACACACTGCAATTGAAAAATCTTGATCAATTTAAATGTACTAAGATTTTAGATGAATAAACTATTTCATGTATGCAATTAATAAATTTACTATGATTCAGTTCGGGTATACTTCTACGTTGAGTTGAGTTTGAAGAAGTGAATTTAGTCTCTGTATTACTGAAAGATATAAATGAAATAATTTTCATTTTATAAATCGGTTTTATAAAGATGAATTATACTCAATCCAAATTCTAAGATAATATTTTTTAAGTCTATTGAGTCTTACACATTTTTATGACATCCATCAATATGTAGGAAGAATGATGGGTTAAACTCAATCAAGATGAAGTAGAAATGTTTAGATTCTTCTAAACTAGAGAAACTAACAAATACTTCTTCTTTAACATATTCAAGTATGTTTTTGTTTCCACTTTCTTTGGGTAAGTCTCAATTTTGTAACTAATATTGGATACTTGATTTTGAAATCACAATAGACACTTCCCACACATTTTTCTATTTATTCACTTTGTGCTATCAATAGCCATATCATATAGAACCTTTATAATTGTAGATGGTCAAATGAGATATTTAAATAAGGTCATTTATGTTAGAATTAATTTATTTTTCAgaaatttataaaaaaaaaattattagaTGATATTTTAATATTTCTACTTAAGTTTCACTTGTATTTAAGTAAGTGAGTGTGTGAGCATCATTTAATTCTTTTGCACTATGTGTCTGCAACCATTTGGAGTAATAGATGTTTGTTATTATTTTCTCTTCTCTTTCTTATTTCATTATTCATCTTTATCACTTTGTACATTAataattggtatctagagctccgaTTCAGATCCACAGCGAAACAccacgggaaacacgagtgaaacggtgaggcgttgtgtgattgatttctGTTCGGAGAATTCATGTTGAATTTCTGATCAAAATTGTAACAGAATCACATATCCTGATTTTGCGAGATTGGGAAACATTGTGTTTAGGTGAGATCTGAGTGTattgcacaaggttgaagatgaacgaAAATGTTAATCTGAGTACCAAACTTCCAGTGTTTGATGGCAAGAATtggaatcgttggatgattcagatgcgtgtgttgtttggagctcaagatgttcttAATCTCGTTAACGACGGTAACGTTGCACTTCCAGAAAATGCAACGGATACGCAGAGAAATGCTCAGCATgatctgaggaagaaggatcagaaggTGTTTTtctacatccatcaatgtgtggatgcgaacgtgtttgagaaaatcgttgATTCGACGACGACAAAAGCTGCATGGGACACACTGGTGCGATACTACAGCGatgatgcatcagtgaagaaggtgaagcttcagtctctacgtaagcaatatgagaatctcagcATGAAGAACAGTAAGAAGGTACTTGACTACATCTCCAGAGTAATTCTGATCATAAATGAGATGAAGTTGTGTGGAGAAACTCTCTTTGAAGAAAATATCATTGAAaaggtacttagatctcttactcctcagtttgattacatcgttgtagcaattgaacattctaaggatctgagcaccatgagaatagAAGAGTTGCAAAAGCAGTCTAGAGGCGTAAGAGTTGTGTCTGACTGAAAGAACCTCTGAGAGAGAGAGAACAGGCTCTGAAAGTTTCTTTTGTCAAGAAAGACCAGAAGCAGTCTTGTTCAGAAGCCAAGAAAAGACATGGTAGGTATCAGAAGTCATAAACCTCAACTTCTGAGAGTCATAAGGGAAaggagaagtatgacaagagaaaagttcaatgttattgttgtaagaagtttggccaTTTCGCTGCAGATtattggtcaaacaaggagagaaaatcgGAAGA encodes:
- the LOC127126912 gene encoding acyl-coenzyme A thioesterase 2, chloroplastic isoform X1, which translates into the protein MDLNFSPSINNNTIPVNGTIPVSSTFATATTPFENPLPSNGSGDRKHIALWPGMYHSPVTTALWEARTKTFERLLDPPRDAPPQSELVTRTPSQSRTSILYNFSSDFVLREQYRDPWNDVRIGKLLEDLDALAGTISVKHCSDEDSTTRPLILVTASVDKIVLKKPISVNIDLTIVGSVIWVGRSSIEIQLEVTQSKQEDGDSDSVVLTANFIFVARDSKTGKAAPVNRLSPETAREKLLFEQAEARNSLKKRKRGGEKKDLENGEEKKLKDLLAEGRIFCDMPALADRDSILLRDTSLENSLLCQPQQRNIHGRIFGGFLMNRAFELAFSTAYAFAGLVPYFLEVDHVDFLRPVSTFLHSYKNSCVLYAKLAQFFKLTVAQVDVGDFLRLKSCVLYTELHDPDQPLINVEVVAHVTRPELRSSEVSNTFHFSFTVRPEAKAMKSGFKLRNVVPATEEEARRILERIDADNLNEFFRT
- the LOC127126912 gene encoding acyl-coenzyme A thioesterase 2, chloroplastic isoform X3, with the translated sequence MDLNFSPSINNNTIPVNGTIPVSSTFATATTPFENPLPSNGSGDRKHIALWPGMYHSPVTTALWEARTKTFERLLDPPRDAPPQSELVTRTPSQSRTSILYNFSSDFVLREQYRDPWNDVRIGKLLEDLDALAGTISVKHCSDEDSTTRPLILVTASVDKIVLKKPISVNIDLTIVGSVIWVGRSSIEIQLEVTQSKQEDGDSDSVVLTANFIFVARDSKTGKAAPVNRLSPETAREKLLFEQAEARNSLKKRKRGGEKKDLENGEEKKLKDLLAEGRIFCDMPALADRDSILLRDTSLENSLLCQPQQRNIHGRIFGGFLMNRAFELAFSTAYAFAGLVPYFLEVDHVDFLRPVDVGDFLRLKSCVLYTELHDPDQPLINVEVVAHVTRPELRSSEVSNTFHFSFTVRPEAKAMKSGFKLRNVVPATEEEARRILERIDADNLNEFFRT
- the LOC127126912 gene encoding acyl-coenzyme A thioesterase 2, chloroplastic isoform X2, which codes for MDLNFSPSINNNTIPVNGTIPVSSTFATATTPFENPLPSNGSGDRKHIALWPGMYHSPVTTALWEARTKTFERLLDPPRDAPPQSELVTRTPSQSRTSILYNFSSDFVLREQYRDPWNDVRIGKLLEDLDALAGTISVKHCSDEDSTTRPLILVTASVDKIVLKKPISVNIDLTIVGSVIWVGRSSIEIQLEVTQSKQVIDAEDGDSDSVVLTANFIFVARDSKTGKAAPVNRLSPETAREKLLFEQAEARNSLKKRKRGGEKKDLENGEEKKLKDLLAEGRIFCDMPALADRDSILLRDTSLENSLLCQPQQRNIHGRIFGGFLMNRAFELAFSTAYAFAGLVPYFLEVDHVDFLRPVDVGDFLRLKSCVLYTELHDPDQPLINVEVVAHVTRPELRSSEVSNTFHFSFTVRPEAKAMKSGFKLRNVVPATEEEARRILERIDADNLNEFFRT